Genomic DNA from Solanum dulcamara chromosome 4, daSolDulc1.2, whole genome shotgun sequence:
TAACTATATACTTACTGGTTTTAGTTCTTTAACCATACACTTTAGTTCTTAACTATTCAAAACCTTCTCAGGTTTGGTCTTTGTCCatttttttatacaaataacTTATGTTTATATTAACGAAACTCATGCATTTGTAAAATTAAATCTTTAACCAATTTTTTTGGTTGTTTCTCTCTCTccgatattttttcttttcaaattacTCTTATGAAAAGAACAATAACTTCAacgatttaaaaaaaatttaatgaggATAGAAGATATATTTATTCAATGGAGGATAAAATGAAGCATATTATTGATGCTAATGACTTGAATATTCTATGTTCTCTTTTTAAGCGGTTAACGGTTCAAAATCAAtgcaaatttttttaatttgttttttcacACACAATAAAAATAAGAGATTTGATCTTATTCCTCAAATTTCTctacataaaataaaatcagcAGACTAATAAAATcgatttatttcaaaatataaaaaaaaaaaactaaaaaaacatTGCAAATCTAccattttataaatttcaacttttgaaaaattaaacaaatttcCTTTAATAAAGTCGCTGGAGTACAAAATGTGGAATCAAAACATGCGAGagaagaattttaaattttattctcATTGCAAGAAATTTGTTCCTGTTAAAATAAATCTCTCCACATACCTAACggataatattttttctctttttataataaattttagcaCATTCCAGTAATGAGTAGCAATAATATGCTTTATTTTATCTCCCGTTGAATCAAATTATGAGTTATATTTTCTTTCCTagtgaattttattttgaatcgtTGAGATTAAGACTCTTTTTATAAGagtaatttgaagaaaatttaGCATGGAGAGAGAAACAACTAAAAATAtggattaaaaatttaattttacgACGGTTTGAGTTTCGTTAATATAAACCTAAgctatttattaaaaaaaatgaacaaaaatataataatacttGAAGAACTAAAAGTAATACGTATATAGTTATGGAACAAAACctgataaatttttaaataattaaaaaattaaatccgataaatatataaataagggACCATTTTATGACATTTCCTCagaataataacaagaaaaacTGATAGATTCTACCTAGTACGAGGCAGTCATATCGTGAAAGAATAGTACATGTTCTTTATGTAGTTTTAAAACACAACAATCCTTTTTATCCTCTCTTGGTGCCTCTGGGTATCCCGCGTATCAAAAGTGAGGCCTTAATTAATCTCTACgtctaattatattttttatataagaaTAAGTCAGtatttgaattgaattattgttagtaatttttaattatttttaattttgtaagTAAAGTCAAAAATTGGGTGTTCTCAATTTatgacttttaatttttaatttaaaaattaatttttcgtcccttaacatatttaatatttaaattatattatcacTAAATACGGAGTAACACCCCAAACTTAACATAACTTATGAGTATATGAATAATTAAGTGAAGGGCAATTAATAAAAACCCACAATTTAATAAATTGAATATTAAATATACTTTATGTGATGTTACGAGAAttacattttcttttcttcaattttgttACCACTATATatcatttcttttactttagTCATCATTACATTTTTGTTGTCagtatttttctgttttcaaTAGATTCATCAtagtttttttgttgttgatacTTTGCATTTCATCAAACTTGTttccaaaattattttctttatgagTTGATGAtttaccaaaaataatatttttattctataaaaataaagataaaatctACATATACTAATCTTTTCAAATTTTACATAAGTAGTCATACTGAGTACATTATTGTTATTAGATATTACAAgatctaaaataaaataagcagTAACTTAAGGACCAAAAACATTACTTACCCTGATAGATGATACTTCATCCGTTCAATATATCTAAAGAGTATACATGCATTGATTTggttcattttttttatcaagtcaaaccaaatcaattatATCGATTTGTTCAATcgtttttgtcaatttttttagttACACAAGTACTAATTTAATCTTATTTTATTGAAATTATAGATAATTTTTTGATTAAACAATATATATCTAGTAATAGTCGATAAATTCTCGACAAATATGTGATCAACTAaacatattataattattattttgttagtCTTAACAATATTATTTCAATGATTTAATTTACACGTTCAAACTCAacaaaaatttaataattaaacATAAAAGTCAACATAAAACCTAAATAATGatacttcttctttattttaaaagttaCCAATAATACACCAACTtaaattcaaagaaaatataagaatttaatataacttaaaatatgaatataaaagaataaatagATTGTCGCATTTCTACAAAACTAGATAAATTAAAAGATGATGATACatgttctctctctctctctctctatatatatatatatatatatatatatatatatatatatatatatatatatatatattttaaagtatataAGAATGGATGCACTATATgtgttttaatttaaatatataagaatgatatatttatatcgatttttttttcttacatcAATATCAAATCAAACCTTATCGTTTCTCTTTTATCGTGTTTGATCTAATTTTTCGATTTGATGtggtttttcaattttgttGAACACCCCTAATTTTATCTACGTCCAAGAAAATTTGGTTTGTCACGTCTATAtctttttaagtaaaatgaCTTACGTTTAGTAACGAAAGATTAAGAGGACAGGAAGAAAAGAATTACGTTAAACTTATTTATGACACAAACAAAGTGAGAGAGATTACACATAAgtacatataaatatttttttattatttttcacttgatattcaatatttatattgaaatcTGATTAATCTGAATTTGCGCTGGATAGGTCTATTTTGAATAGCGGCTACCATAAAGTTGTTTTGCTTTGTtctttttcaattaaaaaaataaaataaaacacttTTTTTTGAGGCTTTTAAGATTTGCAAACTTTCTTAGAATAGAATCATATTCTGCtcttgtgtgtatatatatatatatataaagcccTAAATCCCTACAAAGATTGCATTGCTACACTTTCTAATTTCTAGTTTGGTTTATCAACCAGAAATATTTAAATGCATAGGACTGCGTCTGGAATCACTAAGTTTTCACAGAGATTACAACTAATTAGGTAATTATTAGAGTGttgtttaattttttgattttttcttctctcAGCTGGCTTGCTTGGTTACTTGtacttttaaatttataatttttaatcatTCACAAATGCTAGCAGGATGTGTATCATCCTTGATTTCACAAGCAGGCAGCAGCGTTAAATATTACCAACTTGCCCCTACAATCTATTAAAATCGTTCTTTTATTCGATCCgtcaacaaaaaaaatttaaaaagttagaATATATGGTTGAAATCATGTCTAGTTCTCATACAGGGGCTAATTTATGtactcaaattcaaaaattagatattatatatatatatttaaaaattaatataatattatctgTAATCATTCATAATATAAGAAAACTAAATGGTGCACTTGATTGAATGTTGAGCTATTTACCCAGAGGACAAGGGATCAATTCCcacttcataatttttttcattcttttttttttaaaagtgatGCACTCATATTCTAGAAATGTTCTATTAGCCACTGCTCTTATACATACTAATgactaaaaatttaaaatgatcgATGCAGGTTTCAAAAAGTATACCAAATTAAACGCAGGATGAACACGTTTTCAATGTTGAAGGAAAATATCAACGATAAAACTGAAACATGGAGGAacgaggaggaggaagaagaggaggatgAGATAAAGAAAGGGGAGTGGTGGGTGCCACATCCTCGTACAGGAATATATTTTCCAATAGGGCAAGAAAGAGTTATGAATGACATACCAAATGGTGCAGCCTCTCTTCCCCAGAATTATTGGTTAAGGAGTGAAGATGGTGTTGAAAAACCCGACCCGGATTTTCCCATTGCCTATAAACATCACTAATTATAGGCAACGTTATTATTACTTAGATAAATAAAGAGGAAATCTCTTAAGATTTGGGATCTTCCAAAAATAACTAGTGCTCTTGTTATATtggtgttatatatatatatatgcactaTTACCAGTAGTAATAAATAAGATACGTAGCAAAATATGTATTATAACATGGTTTCATAAGTAATCCACTATATATATCCAATATCCATGCATGCAtgttggaaaaggaaaaaaggacaaaaatgaTGTCTTATGTTTGAGGGTAGTTCAAAATGATGCACTTTTAACCGTTTTGATCTTTTAAGTTTGTTGAAATTAATTTAgctaatattttataaataaattaaaaataatcaaaattataaaaaattacctCTAAATGTAAGTTcttacaaacaaaaaaaaaatcatactttcCATCAAATCTAATAATCAAAATTCGATGATGGAgattaaaaagttattttaaaccTACCttcaaacaacaaaaaaaaagcattttttgttaatttctCGTGAAAAAAGAGTAAATAATCAGATCCACGTAACTGATAATATCATTGGTGTTATAGTGTATTTACTTACATACATAAACTAAATCCATGCACGGTGTATCAATATGGCAATTGGCATTTACCGAATTAAGTTTGACTCTTACATTTAATGTGAAAAGAATTTAATGGCTGTACGAGTTGTTTGCTCATACTCAATATTTATATCAATTCAGtaagtatataatatataaatataatcttattaataaatatatatttaattaatacacATCCTTACGTTAAACTCTTGTTTGTGTCATCATGAGTaaagttttatatattttttcaaatcaatttctGAACATATTCAATGTGAACTTCCATACATTCGTTATGATACTTCGTGTCAAAGAGTAGAGAAATGATAcaagcaaaaaaaaaacattctaacttttgttaaaatattaatattccTCCAAGAACATGGTGGTTCATGTACCTTTTTTATGATCACttacaaattaaatatattttttttcaaatttcttctaTACAAAAATGAAGATGCAAATAAAACACGAAACTAAAATACTTTTGTAAAAATACTACAAAACTGCAACTCCCCGATGTATACTAGACTATAAATGTGAAAAAAACTTCATGATCAAACACCTCCCAAAAAGTGATACGTGTAGAGtagaataattaaattaattaattttggtGTTAGTTTTCAAcataaaattctaaattttttgttataaaatttacattaaaaaataccaaaatttatATGACAATGAGCATAATAATTCCACAAAATACATATAAGTAAAGATAAAATGTATTTCCTATATCAAATATAACACAGTAGAATCAGAGAATTTcttaaaattagggtttttgtCTTAAACCCAAATAGAACACTACCACTGATATTGCTCCTTCCACCATCAAACCCTCTCTTCCCTTTTCGCCTCTCTTACTTTGGCTTTAATTTTAGCTGACATTGCTAAACCAATAACTCAAAGGTATTCTCTAGCTACAAAAATTGAATCTCTTTGCTCGTATGATGAAAATTTGTGGAGAaagattaaatttttatttcaaagatttgatttttttggCATGTAAGCCATTATTGTTGGAAAATAGCACACAACGGAAGCATTTCAGAAGCATATCGCTTACATGAATTATAGACAACAACTATAAATACATATCACATACAAAgtatgctgaaaattaactcaAGGAATACCTCTTGAAGCGTGAACAAATATCTTGAAGCAAGTGAGACTCTAGTTCTACAGTCTTCTCTAGTGATCCCAAATTAATTAACAACTGAACTCTCTCAATACTTGGGTGGCCAAATATTGTATAGAAAACTGATTGCTCCTTTCTCTTTTTCCCTAAAAAATAGGATTCAGAGTTCTAGTTAAATATGGGCATGTAGGGACCACGGAATTAATTACTGAGACTTCTTATTATGGAAATaattccaaaaattaatttgaattattcttttcataataaattacaaatcattCCACTAAAAATTCGTAATTGCACTCCTctatttatatttcaaaattcccaattaaacacttatgtaatttcccatgttaaaattatagatactaatcaataaattaaattaccgACGAAGTTAATTCAATGATTAATTTCCTTTAGAGCAATACTTAACTTATTTCATGTGCTAGATTCATAAATCTACCGGCGGGTTTGCACATGAAAACTTATAAATTTCTCATAAAAAGGTGTATCATCAATCTCTATATTGAGACATGGATTCCATCAACTAACTAATTATTTCACCAATATATATTATCATCCAATCTACCAGACACATTGACTCATCTCAGAATCTcacattttaataaatcaaaacgaCAATTAATATATATAGATCATAATCGTTATATCAAGATTGAGAATATAAGTACATTTAATATATACAAAATGCACTATTACGAGAAGTTAGAACTATATCATTCtcataatcaagataaattacaTTTAATCTCGTGCGACAATCTTTCTGATGGTTTGTCCAAATTCTCATCTACGATTGTGAACTATaacttttaacttataagagCTGATGATTTAATCTTCTGTGTATAAGCTCAAACTCTATACACCAAATCATTTACTATATAAGTTGAGGACACATATATGACAAAATGATATATTTAATCTAACACTTtattaaattgaataaataaataaacaattatTCAATAAATAATACTATGTCTAAAGGcatggttaatagtatatcCTAATAATTATAGCTTTATTTTATCCTAAAAAGCTTTGTGGGTATGTTTTGTTTGTTGAAGAAAGGGCCAAGAACAAGTTTATGGCAACTCCTTGAGGGGTCAAGCTCCATGTTTTGCAGGAAGTTATTTTTCTTTAGTATGTAATTTTCAAAGGTGTGCATATCTTTGATTGGTTGGTCAAAGATTTATTTGGACGGTAGGTGAAGAATTTTGTATGTCATTTATGTCATTGATGATGTCATAGGATGGTAGCCTATTGCTATAAATAGGCAGATTATTTCTCAATTAAGACACACCAGAAAAGAGAGGGAAAAAAATATAGAGATATTccatagactataagaaaatagtctgtgaagaaaaatagagtgtgagagATATTGTTGTGAGGTGGAAAAACTAAAAgagtgtttttctttttttgagtgtGTAGtggttttaggagtatttataCTCGTGACTACACAATGTAAAAttccttactatagtgatatcagctGTTCCTCTTGGCCGTGGTTTTTTCCTTATTCAAAAGgtttccatgtaaaatcttggtgtcattattgcTGCATTTTTATTCTTGCTGATTTAACCATAACTTAGTGTTACGCGTTTATCACTAATACtgtgaatattatttttgacGGGTCTATTTTATTCCCAACACTCCTTTATAGCAAGGAGTATTCTAAGTGGGGtatttaatttgaaattttgttgggtttttgagttttttccCCCCTTTATGTATATTCTGCTAAAACACGAGAATTTAGAGATTATTTCTATGCCCAAAATCCTATCTTGATAACTGTTTCTTGATTATTTGTGATATTGTAGACTCTGTTTTAGTGGGGGGCTTATATTTTATCATCTCTTATTTATTGCAGCAGCAGAGTTTGGCAATGACAACATCTGCTTGGGACATTACTGCAACAGAGTTCTTGCAAGTATGAtcattacttattttattttctaaaatatgtTCTGTTTAATGATGTTTGGAAAAttgttaaataattttttttggtaactaaAGTTTTTATTGATCATCAATGGAACagttgtaaaatattttttgtttgaattgCAGGGTTGTCATAGACAAAAGTTGGCATTGCCCAGACATAGTAGGCAGACAAACCGTTTGCTTTGGGGTACACTTCCAAGACAGAGCCCTGTTCCATATTCACAAAAAAATTTGAGATTAAGGTCCCATATTCCAGCGAAGATTAGAGCTGTTGTTTCTGGGGATGTCAGTAGCTTGGTAAATGAAGATTCAGGCAAATTTCAGGAGATTGTTGAAAAGGTGATACATTTATATCGCGTTCCGTTCCTACAGGACAGTGCCGCTGCTGAGCTTCTCAAATTGGTTCAgacaaaaatatcaaatcaaataattgGCTTGAAAACTGAACAGTGCTTTTAACATTGGACTCAGCTCAGATCTTTCAGGTGATAAACTTTCTGTGCTTGAATGGGTTTTAGGAGAAACTTATGAACCTGAGAGCTTGGGAAGTGAGAGTTTCCTTGACGGGGAGAAGAGGAAAAGTATGGATGCATATATCATTGAAGTTGGTCCACGGTTATCTTTCACTACAGCGTGATCTGCTAATGCAGTGTCGATTTGTCAAACATGCGGGTTAACAGAGACAAATAGAATGGAGCGTTCGAGGAGGTATTTATTATATGTCAACGGGGCACTTCCGGATAGTCAAATTAATGTGTTTGCTTCGATTGTTCATGATCGGATGACAgaatgtgtctatgttgagaagcTGTCTTCTTTCAAGACAAGTATAGTTCCAGAGGAGGttcaatatatatttatcaGGGAAAAGGGTCGTAAGGCATTGGAGGaaattaatgagaaaatggtCTTGGCTTTTGATGAGCAAGACTTGAAATACTACACCAAACATTTCAGGGATGACATTAAGCAAACCCAACGAATGTAGAACTATTTGATATTGCTCAATCTAATAGTGAACACAGTAGGCACTGGTTCTTTACAGGGAAGCTTGTAATAGATGGTCAACCTGTGGATAAGACTCTTATGCAGATCGTCAAAAGCACTTTGCTTGCAAATCCAAACAATTCGGTTATTGGTTTCAAAGATAATTCCAGCGCTATCAAGGGGTTTGCAGTGAAGCAATTGCGACCTGCTCATCCTGGCTCGTCATGCCCCTTGGACTTGACTGCCAGATTCCTTGATATCTTGTTTACTGCAGAAACCCACAATTTCCCTTGTGCTGTGGCACCTTATCCTGGTGCTGAGACAGGTGCAGGCGGCCGTATTCGGGATACCCATGCCACTGGAAGGGGTTCTATTGTTGTTGAATCTACAGCTGGATATTGTGTTGGAAATCTTAATCTTGAAGAGTCATATGCTCCTTGGGAAGATCCTTCTTTCACATACCCAGCAAATTTGGCATCACCACTGCAGATCCTTATTGATGCTAGTAATGGAGCATCAGATTATGGGAATAAATTTGGGGAGCCCTTGATCCAGGGTTATACTCGAAATTTTGGAATGAGACAGCCAAGTGGTGAGAGGAGGGAATGGTTGAAGCCGATCTGTTTAGTGCTGGCATTGGGAAAATAGATCATCTTCACATATCAAAAGGAGAACCCGAGATTGGTATGTTGGTAGTTAAGATTGGAGGACCAGCATATCGCATTGGAATGGGAGGCGGTGCTGCATCCAGCATGGTCAGTGGACAGAATGATGCCGAGCTTGACTTCAATGCCGTGCAGCGTGGAGATGCTGAGATGACACAGAAGTTATATCGGGTTGTTCGTGCTTGCGTTGAAATTGGTGAAAACAACCCTATCATTAGTATTCATGATCAGGGTACTGGTGGAAACTGTAATGTCGTGAAGGAGATAATACACCCAGAAGGTGTCAAAATTGATATAAGGGCAATTGTAGTTGGCGATCACACGATGTCTGTTCTAGAAATTTGGGGTGCAGAGTATCAGGAGCAAGATGCAATACTAGTGAAGCCTGAAAGTCGCGGTCTTTTGCAAGCCATATGTGCAAGGGAAAGAGTTCCCATGGCTGTTATTGGAACAATTAATGGTGAGGGGCGTATTTTTCTGCTGGATAGCGTAGCAACTGAAAAATGCAGGTCTAGTGGACTGCCTCCACCTCCGCCTGCAGTTGATCTTGAGCTTGAGAAGGTTCTTGGCGATATGCCTAAAAAGACATTTGAATTAAATCGCATGAATACTCAGCATGAGCCACTTGATATTGCTCCTGCAACAGCAGTTTTAGAATCATTGAAGAGGGTCCTGAGGCTTCCTTCTGTTTGTTCGAAAAGGTTCTTAACCACTAAAGTTGACACATGTGTCACAGGCCTTGTGGCACAGCAGCAAACTGTGGGTCCCTTGCAGATTCCTCTTGCTGATGTTGCTGTTATAGCTCAAACTTATACAGGCTTAACTGGAGGTGCATGCTCAATTAGGGAGCAGCCAATAAAAGGTCTTTTGGATCCAAAAGCAATGGCACGGTTGGCTGTCGGAGAAGCACTCACAAATCTTGTTTGGGCGAAAGTTACATCTCTTTCTGATATTAAAGCAAGTGGGAATTGGATGTATGCTGCAAAGCTAGATGGTGAAGGCGCTGCAATGTATGACGCTGCTGTTGCTCTTTCTGAAGCTATGATTGAACTTGGAATTGCAATTGATGGGGGGAAAGACAGTCTTTCCCTGGCAGCCCAAGCATCCGGGGAAGTTGTTAAAGCTCCAGGGAATCTAGTCATCAGTACTTATGTGACATGTACTGATATAACTAAGACAGTTACTGCAGACTTGAAGCTTAGAGATGATGGTGTACTGCTTCACATTGACTTGGCCAAAGGGAAACGACGACTTGGTGGATCTGCCCTTGCCCAGGTTTTTGATCAAATTGGGGATGAAAGTCCTGATGTGGATGACGTCTCTTATCTTATAACTGTTTTTAATGAGGTTCAGAATCTAATCTCTGATGAGCTGATATCTGCCGGTCATGATATCAGTGATGGAGGACTTATAGTGGCTGCCCTTGAAATGGC
This window encodes:
- the LOC129884529 gene encoding uncharacterized protein LOC129884529 produces the protein MHRTASGITKFSQRLQLIRFQKVYQIKRRMNTFSMLKENINDKTETWRNEEEEEEEDEIKKGEWWVPHPRTGIYFPIGQERVMNDIPNGAASLPQNYWLRSEDGVEKPDPDFPIAYKHH